The genomic DNA GCCGCGCTGCCCGCCGCCGAGGGAGTCCGGATCGGCGCTCCGCTGACGGAGGCGGTCGCGGCCTTCCCGGAGGGCACGTTCCTCCGCGTGGTCTCGTCCGGCGAGTACTTCTACGAATGGTCCACGCGGGAGGGAGGCACGATCCGCTTCCGCGCGGATCGCGACTTCTCCGACCCGGCGGCGGTGATCACCGGCGTCACCGTGGAGGACGCGACGCTGCGGACGCCGTTCCGGATCGAGTGACCCACCCGCGTCCCCGACACCCTTGCGTTACTGACCGATCGTTCAGTTAGTATGGGCGGACGGGACGCGGTCGTCCCGTCCCAGCGCGACGAGGAGGTCGGCGATGACGGAGGCGACGGATACGGCGGAGGCCGTGCGGCCGAACCGGGCCATGATGGAACGCGACCGGGCCTCGGCGATGCTCGGGCTCGTGGTCGAACGCGACGACCCGGGGCACGCGGTCGTGTCGATGCGCGTCCGTGAGGACATGACCAACGGCTTCCAGATCACCCACGGCGGGCTCGTGTTCGCGCTCGCCGACACCGCCTTCGCGATCGCCTGCAACGAAGACGACCGGGTGACGGTGGCCGCCGGTGCCGACATCTCGTTCCTCAAGCCCACC from Microbacterium paraoxydans includes the following:
- the paaI gene encoding hydroxyphenylacetyl-CoA thioesterase PaaI; amino-acid sequence: MTEATDTAEAVRPNRAMMERDRASAMLGLVVERDDPGHAVVSMRVREDMTNGFQITHGGLVFALADTAFAIACNEDDRVTVAAGADISFLKPTVAGQTLTATAVRRTRTGRSGLYDVTVVDEQGDAVAEFRGRSRTTSQTF